The Bos indicus isolate NIAB-ARS_2022 breed Sahiwal x Tharparkar chromosome 27, NIAB-ARS_B.indTharparkar_mat_pri_1.0, whole genome shotgun sequence genome contains the following window.
TTGTATCTGGAAATGAGATCAGAAAGTTTAGCTTTAGAAAAAGAGTAATTAAGAGACAgctagttatttttcttttaaatatgaaaagacatcttttctATGTGTGAAGACTTGTACTTAAATTTTTCAAGTCATCTGGGAAAAAAGGACACTGGTCttacttttcagttttcaaaattatgttcATCTCATCTCAGAGCTAGAATTTCTAGAAGtcgcatttttttaatttatttttttcttgagggATAAttggctttacagaattttgttgatttctgtcaaacctcaacatgaatcagccagccAAAGTTACACAtattccccttccttttgaacctccctcctgtctctcccaccccaatcccacccctctaggttgatacagagcccctgtttgagtttcctgagccatacagcaaattcccattagctatctattttacatatggtaatgtaagtttccatgttactctttccatacatctcaccctttccttacctctccccatgttcataggtctattctctatgtctgtttctccactgctgccctgaaaataagttcttcagtaccatttttctagattccatatatttgtgttggaatacaatatttatctttctctttctaactcacttcgctctgtataatagggtctaggttcatctacctcatcagaactgactcaaatgtgttcctttttatggctgagtaatattccattgtgtatatgtacaacttctttattcaatcatctgttgatggacatctaggttgcttccatgttctagctattgtaaatagtgctgcaatgaacaacgggatacatgtgtctttttcaattttggttgcCTCACGGTATATGTCtacgagtgggattgctgggtcatcagttcagttcagtcgctcagtcgtgtctgactttttgagaccccatcaatcgcagcactccaggcctccctgtccatcaccaactcccggagttcacccagacccacgtccattgagtcagtgatgtcatccagccatctcatcctctgtcatccctttctcctcctgcccccaatccctcccagcatcagggtcttttccaatgagtcaactcttcgcatgaggtggccaaagtactggagtttcagctttagcgtcattcctgccaaagaaatcccagggctgatctccttcagaatggactgtttggatctccttgcagtccaagggactcttaagagtcttctccaacaccacaattcaaaagcatcaattcttcggtgctcagccttcttcacagtccagctctcacatccatacatgaccacaggaaaaaccatagccttgaccagacgaacctttgttggcaaagtaatgtctctgcttttgaacatgctatctaggttggtcataactttccttccaaggagtaagcatcttttaatttcatggctgcagtcaccatcttcagtgattttggagccccccaaaataaagtctgacactgtttccactgtttccccatctatttcctatgaagtgatgggaccggatgccatgatcttcgttttctgaatgttgagctttaagccaactttttcactctccactttcactttcatcaagaggctttttagttcctctttactttctgccataaaggtggtgtcatctgcatatctgaggttattgatatgtctcctggcaatcttgattccagcttgtgtttcttccagtccagcgtttctcatgatgtactctgcatagaagttaaataagcagggtgacaatatacagccttgatgtactccttttcctatttggaaccagtctgttgttccatgtccagttctaactgttgcttcctgacctgcatacaaatttctcaggaggcagatcaggtggtctggtattcccatctctttcagaattttccacagtttattgggtcatatggtggttttattcctaggtttttttttaaggaatctccatacagtcttccatagtggctgtatcaatttacattcccaccaacagtgcaagattgttccctttactccacaccctctccagcatttattgtttgtagtctttttgatgatggtcattctgaccagtgtgaggtgatatctcattgtagttttgatttgcatttctctaataatgagcaatgttgagcatcttttcatgtgtttgttggccatctgtatgtcttctttggagaaatgtctgtttaggtcttttccccactttttgattgggttgtttgtttttctgccattgagttgtatgagctgcttgtatatttaggaaattaatcctttgtcagttgtttcatttgctactattttctcccattctgagggttgtcttttcaccttgttcacagtttcctttgctgtgcaaaagcttttaagtttaatcaggtcccacttgtttttatttccattactctaagaggtgggtcatagaggattttgctttttatgtcatcaaatgttctgcctatgttttcctctaagagttttatatttctggtcttacatttaggtctttaatctattttgagtttatctttttgtatggtgttaggaagtgttctgatttcattcttttacatgtagctgtccagttttcccagcaccatttattgaagaggctgtctttgcccctttgtatattcttgcctcctttgtaaaaaataaggtacccataggtgcatgggtttatttctgggctttctatcttgttccattggtctatatttctgtttttgtgtcagtaccatactgtcttgatgactgtagttttgtaatataatatgaaatcaggaaagttgattccttcagctccattcttctttctcaagactgctttggctatttgggggtttttgtgtttccatatgaattgtgaaatttttttgtctagttctgtgaaaaatgccattggtaatttgatagggatagcattgtatctatagattgcatttggtaatatagtcattttcacaatattgattcttccaacccaggaacatggaatatctctccacctgtttatgttgtctttgatttctttcattagcatcttataattttctgtgtacagttcttttgcctctttaggtaagtttattcctagatatttaattctttttgttgcaatggtgaatgggattgatctcttaatttctttttgatttttcattgttaatatatggaaatacaagtgatttctgtgtattgatttttgtatcttgcaactttgctaaattcactgattagctctagtaactttctgatactatcttcagggttttctatgtacagtatcatgtcatctgcaaacagtgagagctttacttcttcttttctgatctggattcctttttatttctttttcttctctgattgctgtagctaggacctCGAGAacaatgttgaataatagtggtgaaagtggacacccttgtcttgtttctgatcttaggaggagtgctttcagttttttgccattgagaataatgtttgctgtaggcttatggtctttactatgttgaggtaggttccttctatgcccattttttaaagagttttaatcataaatgggtgctgaattttgtcaaaggcttttctgcatctattgagatgatcatatgatttttatttttcaatttgttaatatggtgtatcatattgatttgtttggtatattgaagaatctttgcattcctggaataaacccaactagATCATGgagtatgagctttttgatgtgttgctgatttctgtttgctaaaattttgttgaggatttttgcatctatgttcatccgtgatattggcctgtagttttctttttttgtattgtctttgtctggttttggtatcagggtgatggtggcctcatggaatgaatttggaagtgttccttcctctgcaattttttgaaagagttttagaaggataagcattagctcttctctaaatgtttgatagaattctcctgtgaagccatcttcacaaaagtcctgggcttttgttttttgggagatttttgatcacagcttcaatttcagagcttgtaattgggttgttcataatttctatttcttcctggttcagtcttggaacattgaacttttctaagaatctgtccatttcttccaggttatccattttattgccatatagttgttcataatagtctcttataatcctttgtatttctgcattgtctgttgtaacctctcctttttcatttctaattctgtcaatttgattcttctctctttttttcttgctgagtctggctaaagttttatcaattttgtttatcttctcaaagaaccagcttttagttttattaatctttactattgtttctttcatttattctttctttatttctgctccaatctttatgacttctttccttttGCTAATTTTGGGGggtattttgttcttcttttccagttgttttaggtgtaaagttaggttgtctacttgatgtttttcttgtttcttgaggtaggactgtattgctataaacttccctcttagaactgcttttgctgcatcccataggttttgagttgtattttcattgtcatttgtttctagaaattttttgacttcccttttgatttcttcagggagCTATTGGTTAtgtagaaacgtgttgtttaaactccacgtgtttgtgtttctcatagttttttttcttataacggatatctagtctcatagcattgtggttagaGAAGAACtcttgatacgatttcaattttcttaaatttactgaggtttgatttgtgacccacaatgtggtctatcctggagaacaacagtccatgtgcacttgagaagaaggtatattcttctgcatttggatggaatgttcagAAGATATCATTGAAATCCATCTCATCCTAATGTATcacttaagacttgtgtttctttattaattttctgttttgatgatctgcccattggtgtgagtggggtgttaaagtctcctactattattgtgttactgtcaatttctccttttatgtgtgttagtgtttgtcttatgtattgaggtgctcctatgttgggtgcatagatatttacaattggtatgtcttcctcttggattgatcccttgatcattatgtactgtccttccttatctcttgtaatattctttattttaaggtctattttgtctgatatgaggattgctactccagctttcttttgcttcccatttgtatGGAATATACTTTCccatcctctcattttcagtctatatgtgtctttaagtctgaagtgggtttcttatagacagcatgtatatgggtctcatttttgtatccattcaaccagcttgtgtcttttggttggagcatttaatccatttacatttaaagtaactattgatatatatgttcctattgccattttcttaattggggttgatttttgtagatcttttttcttctctacatCCTGTCATCCCTCAGGGCTTCACACATCTAAGGACACATTTGCTTGtcataaagaagaaatgaaatttacatgttttaaatcattattttataaacTGACATGCCTTGTATGAATGATCACACTACATCCGAAGAATGGCAGTGGAAACAGAGCAGATGTTACTTCTCTCATCAAAAAAAACAGTTGTAAGCTTTCTTtcggaatttttttttaaccccagatTTAAGTCATGTTCAACATCTTCACCTCTAAATAGCATTTTCTTATTCATTCCCAAATTTTGAGTGGTTTTATTGTTTATATGTCTTCTGCCAGAGATGGATTCTTTAACTATTAATTCatataatatgcatttttatgAACAAATGCTTTGGCCATTGTATATAGTGCATCTAAATGGCATAGTGTAATTTAATGCCAGTATCTTGAATTAGTCTATTGGAGGACAAAGTTTCTTAAGTTAGGCATGTGACATGGACCATAACAGAGCTGGAAGTCTTGCTCCTATTTAAACCTCCTCATGTGCTTACTATTAGCTTTCCCTAACCATGTGCCCATCTGATGAACaagttcctaaaaaaaaaagtgaaaaattccaACACAATTTGTGTTATGAAAACACCAACATTAAAAGACCACagaatagggaattccctggaagtccagtggttaagactccatctccatgcttccactgtggAGGGTGGAAGGTTGGatccttggttgaggaactaagatcccacatgaccctcattgtggccaaataaatagataaaatgttaacctcttgaaaaagaaaaaaaaaaaaaaaaaaaaggccacaggATAAAAATGTGCTCAGAGTCTTTAAGCTCTGAGTATTGAGAAATGGAGATTTTTACTATAGGAGTCTTTGTACACAGTTATAGTCTTTAACCACAAACTATCCTTGATATAGctggataaataaatgttatcAAATTCTCTAAGTGTTAATTACTCCCCAacactttatttttacttcattctTGACatgaaaattctagaaacaaagatCCTTAATTTCGTTTTGTTTTTCCTATCCTTTTGAACTCATTGTTCTCAAACATATTTAGTGTAATTTAAAACTCAATGTTTCTCAATGAaactcaaatgaaaataaaattacgcCCACATCCCAATTAATTCTAAAGGAACCATTTAATTAGAGTTGATTGCTAAATTGGGAACTAGGTCTTATTTGTAACACATCACagtgcaatatttgtcttttaaagtattatttatgtatttaaagtcAACTTAAATCATATGATGAATGCTTATACTTACTTGGATGTCTGAGCCTTAAAATCGTAAACAGCTTTTGCAGGCAGtttctgaaaaggaaagaaatggttgATGCTAACTTAAAATTTTGGATTTCCTGttaaaaaatcagtttcatatgaattaaagagaaatgaaacttgAAGGATTTATTAAACACATACAATGTAAATGATATATGCAATTTATAAGCAAATCAATTGGTTCTTTTTAGATAGTTAAACTATAACAGATGACCTATTCACCATAATTGTTGAATATCACATTTCATCTTAGGGACTAAGGTAAATGTCTGCCATGAAAGGGGAATAAAATGCCTGCAGAGGATTTGGTCCTACGTATAATTTTGGCTTTTCCTGGGATAACCATGGAAGGTCAATTGTTCTGTGTCCTAAGTATTGACACAGCTTCTGAACCATAAttaaaggactggaaaaagtcacaaAGGAAGTCATTACTCCTTTTACCAAACACTTGTTAACATCGTAGCAAAGAAATATAGCCTAGTTATCATGGAGAGGCTAGTTAGTGGCCAAAAGCATGGGCTTGGTCATTTTGTATTGCCTGGGGAGTCCAGGAACTCTTCAGCACCCAGTAAACCAGCCGCTTATCTTTGAGTCCTGACCAGATTCGACACGAGCCCACACTCACGCTCTGGGGCCCACAGATCTGCCTGGGGCACCTGTAGCTCTTCCTCTCTGATGCCAATCATCCTCTCACCACTCTTTCCCTGAGACTCTGGTGGACTTTGGGCATCCTGGATCATTCCTGACTTTGGATCCTGGATCCATAGGCACTGGATTGTGTTAGACACTGGTAGAGAACTTTCTGGAGTGGCTGACACTCCAGGACCAGCCTTCTGTTTCTATCAAACCTTCATGGCCCCAAGATAGTACAAGCCAGACCGTCAGCCTGGCTCAGGACCACGGACAAGAGCCAGCAGGCTGGGGGTTCCCAGGAACAGCAGGGTTTTTTTTCAGGGATCCTCCCCAACAAAAGCAGGGCAGCAAAAATTATTTCCATGGAATTTGTATTGATTTGCAGCACAGCTGATAGGACCGTCCCCTTCATCGCTGGGCCAGAAATCTCGATAGGGAAagctttcttcctccaaggggtGGCCCAGCTCAAGACTGTTTCAGACAAAGCTATTAATTTATAGGTCAGGTCAAGACTCAGAAAGTCACTCTCAAAAATGGACTACAACTGGGGGAGACGTGCTGCTCAGGTTAGAATGCCATGGCTTCAAATCCTTTGCTTGGGCTCCAGGGAAAACTAATTTCTAGTTTCTCCATCAACactttaatgtttttaatcaGGGCTCTTTACTGGTTTTAGACATAACTCTGGCTGGCAAATGCTTTCTCAAGTATATTGTTGAAAAAGACTCAGATGCCACTAAGCAGACTACCTCTTTTTCTGGAGTTCCTCTTCTTTCCCTGGGTGTGGTTCTTCCAAGATCAGTCAGTGTGGCCGAGTAACTCCTAGGGGACTCATGGTCTGTTGGAAAGGACAGGGCCAGAGTGAGTATCCACGTAATCAAAAGCATTTTTCCTGGTGGCAACTATATTCCCCTTCAAACGTGGAGAGATACCACAATGGAAAACACAGGCCTAAAACTCATAGGGAATTACAAAGATGTGATGTAAGACACAAAACAGAGCACTTTTAGAGGAAAAGTATCTAAGATTTCAgaagtattataaatataaagGTTTAATTGTTACACTGCTGATATAATTTATGCTGCAGCATAGGTAATTCAAAGTTACAGAGATTTTTCATCTCAAAGATTTAATACTTGCTGTTCTTTTTGCCACCAGTTTATAATTACTATGATAGAGCCTATAGAAGATGAAGACGGGAGCAACCACTTATAAAAACTGGAGCATGTTATGGAACAATTTAAGGTTgtaggaatgaaaaaaaatatgatgATGGCAGAACTACATCGTGaccattctcttctctctttctctctgtgtttaaTGACCTATTGAATCTGAAGATGACATCTTAAGGTTTAAGGCTTAATAGGCCATCATCTATTTGCTTCCTTTGTGTTCAACTATCTTATTAGAAAGTGAATATTTATCCCAAGAAACCAAAGGATAAAAATTTTCTAAACAGAAAGTGTTGTATTGGTGGCCAATGACTTATGAACTGTTGCATTGTTTTTGTTTGCCttaaaacaaaatatacacaGTTAATTGCATTATAAAGTAAAGATGCAAATATCTATCTTATGCTTTTATATGTGGAAATGTAAATGATATTGAATAACTGGAAAAGGTGGCTAATTTATGAAAACATTGCGTTATGACATGGCTCAATCAGTGAAAATTTCAAGTTGttgactttgattttaaaaatgtaaatttactgTTTTTGAAGCATGTCATATGGTGTAAATGAAAACAAACCTAAATCCTAATAAGATAAGAAAATTTGTGCAATAGTTACTAACAGTTGGGTTATATATTCTGCACTCAAATTCTGAATTACATCAATTTGAATCTTGTTTCTGCTACCTACTCATTGTGTGAATTTGGTCAGATTTCTTGTCCTCTTTGTGtattaatttcctcatctgtaaaacagggctTACAATAATATCTATCATCTAGGTTTATGCCGTGTTATGTAGAAAATGTGTATAAAGCACTTTGGAATGTCTGGTGCATAAAAAATTCTGTGAACAATCCAAGTTTAAGCCTGGAAAATTCATTCCAGCTTCTTAAAATTTACACAGTAAACAAATGCACTTTAAGCATTACTGAAAAGGattgaataaaaatatcaaaacatcCTGTGTTTCCCAGTAATGTATACCTGAAAAAATGTCCTCTGTATTTGTCCTTGTGTTCCACTTTAAGGAATCAATGAAAATGAAGTTGAGAGTCACTTTTATCCTAAATAACCTAATTCAAATGTCAGTACAGGATTGTTTtagcagaaatagaaaataaattaaataatggagaggaagagaaaatgaatacATGACTGATGGAAATATGACTTTTACATATACAGCTTAAAGATATATTCACAAAAATTTTATCAgttgtatcttttaaaagaagaaagttatTAAACAAGTTCTATTTATTCTCTTAATTGCCCATCAATTACTACATTACATATTTTGGTTTTGCTTCCTGAGTGTGCTAATTTTTTATCTTCTATATAGAATGTAAGCAAATTATATATTGGGCGAGTGACTAGAAAGTTAATAGAATCAAGGAAAAGATGTTAAACTAGTGATTTTGATTCATTTTACACAATGAAAAAAGAGTTAATGCAAAGTTGTCAGTTTCTTAAGGATACTGATATTCAATTATGATTTGTCTTGAAATTCTTATAAACTGGTAAAATAAGTTTAATTTGTCATTTCTATGTAACAGTTATCTCAACCCCAACATCAAGCTGCAAAACTGTTTATCCCTTTTGATTCTGAATGAGTAAATTTTTGTGATCACTTTAAGCCACACATCAAGTCCAAATATCCCATGAACAAATGAGAACTATTCGGTAAGATGTTTGTACAACAAGCATTTGCTTCCCAACACATAATGAACCCAGGTGGTCACCACTCAAGAATGATGAGACGTAGGGATGAAGCATGAGAGAACTGGAGGGTGTGTATGTGAACcacaagggaaaggaaaggaaagtcggTCCACCTTGGAGATGCAGTGCGCTGGCGTGGTCTTGGTGGTGGTAGCTGTTGTTGGTGTCGTCTGGGAAGGAGGCACTGTGAGGCATTCTCCCACAATCGTTCTGGTACAACGGACAATGAATAGCACCTTCTTGAGGCAGTGGGTGAAAAGGCTGGTGCGTGGGGCTCCTTTTTAGGGCTTTGAGCGATGAATTCCTTTCAGGAATATCTGGCAGCAGTTCACTGATAAGACGGTGCAATATACTGTTGTCTGGCAAACTTCCCCTTCTCTTTTCAGCCTTAATTTGGTCGCAAATGTCTTTAAGGGCAGAGTCCAGAGCCTCAAACACAGACGTCTTACATTTCGCCTTTTCCATCTGTTTTTTGGGAGTTGAACTTTTTTTCCTCCGGAAAGGCACGGGACTGACTAGAAATGCCAGTTTAGAAAGGCCAGGGTCCATTTCTTGTCTTCTGGGCTCATCAGCGTTTTCGTGTTTAGCTCTTTCGTGTTTTAACATCGTGGTAAATCGAGTGTAGGAGGCAGGGCATCTGCCTTTGCAGGAGCTGATGAGGTGCcggtgatgctggtggtgatggtggtggtggtggtggctggaTCCATAAAAACTTTCAGAGGATGTGAAAGAAAAGTGATCAAAATCACTCTCGCTGCAAAAGGATGATCCTTCAATGTGAATGTAATCACTGTGGTCAGACACAACTCCGTCCTGGTCGCTATCAGAAAACTCCACGTGGGTTCTCGGTTGGTCGTCACTGGTGACTTCAATGTGGATGGGCACCAGGGCTTTAGACTTGTAGCTTCGCGGTATCTGAGAAGGGTGTCTACCTTGATTCTCTTCCTCCAGCAAAGACTCAATGGAAAACCGCCTTTGGGGACACAAACCATTCTGTTGCGGCTCTAGGGTTACAGGAGATAACATTTCATCTCCCAAATTTGGCATGGACTTTGACTTCTGAATCAACTTTTCAAATTCAGAAATGCGGGTGGGGACCATGTCCCTGGGCACCTCCTCCGTGGAGGACTGGCTCCATCCATGGAGCAGCCCTTTGTGTTGCTGTTCCTTCTCATACTGCATTATTCTCGACTTGACGGAGCAGATGACTTCAGAGTTCATCAGATCCTTGCGGTTGATGCGGTGCATTTTCTTGTACATCTTTAGGAAGCCCGGGGCGTCGTGGGCCGACCTGTGTCGGAGCCTTGATCTGCCGTTACTGCGGCCCTCCTGGATGTAGGGGGAAGCCCACGTCACGGGGCAGCTCTCCTTGGGGTCCTCCTCGCATAACAGAGAACCCATACTTTCCGACTTGGTTTTCGGGTCAGGCAAGCTGTCGCAGTCATCATTTAAAAGGTCGTCGCAACTACGGGATTTGATTTTGGGGGAGACGGTTTCTTCAGTGCTGCTCCAGACCTCTGCATTTTGCCGGGCCATCTGCCAGCCGTTTTTGAAAGTAATGGCTCTCTGCGAGTCTTGTGGGACATCTAGATGCTGTCTGTAAGTGTTACAGTAATCTAACTCGTGGGAGGGGTGGCCATTGAGCCCTGAGAAACTGCAAAGGGATGGACACGTTTGGCTATCGTCCCCACCTTTTAGTCCAAGGCAGCGTGGTGGAAAAGAGACGTTGGAGAAGTTAAAAGGCTCGTAAAGAGGACAGCATGTCAGTTAGCATCAGATAGCACAGCAAAGAGAAAGCAGTTAGTGGGGTTCAACCCAGACACTGAATGTCATACGTGTAGCTTCAACTTAGAGAAAAAAGTCTAATTCTAAAGCAATAAGCATAGCTTTGCAGACAATAGTTAACCAAACCATATATGAAAAGTAACTGGTAttgctaaatatatttatttccattgCATACTTCATCCATCTTTATGCAAATATGGTATGTCAAAAATCTAATAGTACCTCGTAAGCCAATAGCATGACCTGGTAGTGGTTTAAAGGTTTTGTAATTAATACCAAAAATATTATAGATTTAATCATCTTAATAGGATCAGAATTTGAGTcttatttgatttataataataCGGACATAAAGAATAACTTACACATTTACGTTTAATTGATACTCCAATAATGATATCAAAGAATTTTTCATGGGCATTATATAGAAAAAGCTATAAGACAGaatattttccagaatttcaAAATTAAGTTCAGTTGCTGTGAACTACTACTGctaatatttttctaagaaataaacCAACTAGCacctttttaaacaaatgaatttaCCTCTTTGATTTCTCTACCTTCTACCTCTTATTAGGCAGGTTCCCATAAGGATAACTGGATATATTATAAAACTTTGATCAGAGGTGAATGCATTTGCTTTTTTCCAGgaaaggtctttttaaaaaatcatttgcaaTATAATAATGTAGAGCTAACCCTGATGGAAATAGTACTTATGGAAATAGTCTTTTCTTTTGTGTTGCTGAGCTAATTAATGAATGACAGACAACATTAAATCTAACGGGACATGTTCTTAAAAATAAGCCTAGTGGAAGAAAATATCTCTGTTGACAGCTCCTGCCTTCCCCAAATTCTTCAAAAGTACATAAACACATTAAGTAGCCAAGTAGTATTTGGGAAGGGAAGTTAACAGCCCCCAGGATAAAAGCAAAGATCTAAAGTAATCAGAAAGAATCCTTTTAACTTTTTGGAGGGATCCAAGCATAGTAAGTCAATGGCATTTCATGACCTATTGGTTTCTTTAGGATATTTGTTTGTATAAATGAGTAGAATCTGGTAAGAGTGCTTCTGATAATTTGAGGAATGGTATATTGAAAGGGACTTCCTCCCTCTGAATGCTGGAATCTGGATCTTCCAGCAAGTACAGCTTTACTAGGTCATGGACAAGAGCTAGCACCTCCTGCCTATCCAGAGCGCAGTCATCAGAACCAAAAATCCTTTCTCACAAACCAGCTAACTCCTAGCTTTACTTTTATGTGGCAGCACTTTCAGTGCCTGCCTTTGGTATGTG
Protein-coding sequences here:
- the SORBS2 gene encoding sorbin and SH3 domain-containing protein 2 isoform X12, giving the protein MRAAAPLQTVDRPKDWYKTMFKQIHMVHKPDDDTDMYNTPYTYNAGLYNSPYSTQSHPAAKTQTYRPLSKSHSDNGTNAFKDASSPVPPPPIPPPVPPFRARDRSSTEKHDWDPPDRKVDTRKFRSEPRSIFEYEPGKSSILQHERPASLYQSSIDRSLERPTSSASMASDFRKRRRSEPAVGQPRGLGDPSARSTSPGRADLPGSSTTLTKSFISSSPSSPSRAKGGDDSQTCPSLCSFSGLNGHPSHELDYCNTYRQHLDVPQDSQRAITFKNGWQMARQNAEVWSSTEETVSPKIKSRSCDDLLNDDCDSLPDPKTKSESMGSLLCEEDPKESCPVTWASPYIQEGRSNGRSRLRHRSAHDAPGFLKMYKKMHRINRKDLMNSEVICSVKSRIMQYEKEQQHKGLLHGWSQSSTEEVPRDMVPTRISEFEKLIQKSKSMPNLGDEMLSPVTLEPQQNGLCPQRRFSIESLLEEENQGRHPSQIPRSYKSKALVPIHIEVTSDDQPRTHVEFSDSDQDGVVSDHSDYIHIEGSSFCSESDFDHFSFTSSESFYGSSHHHHHHHHQHHRHLISSCKGRCPASYTRFTTMLKHERAKHENADEPRRQEMDPGLSKLAFLVSPVPFRRKKSSTPKKQMEKAKCKTSVFEALDSALKDICDQIKAEKRRGSLPDNSILHRLISELLPDIPERNSSLKALKRSPTHQPFHPLPQEGAIHCPLYQNDCGRMPHSASFPDDTNNSYHHQDHASALHLQDHESPRSYSATLTDLGRTTPRERRGTPEKEKLPAKAVYDFKAQTSKELSFKKGDTVYILRKIDQNWYEGEHHGRVGIFPISYVEKLTPPEKAQPARPPPPAQPGEIGEAVAKYNFSADTNVELSLRKGDRIILLKRVDQNWYEGKIPGTNRQGIFPVSYVEVVKKHTTKGAEDYPELPIPHSYSSDRIHSLSSNKPQRPVFTHENIQGGGEPFQALYNYTPRNEDELELRESDVIDVMEKCDDGWFVGTSRRTRFFGTFPGNYVKRL